A stretch of Bradyrhizobium diazoefficiens DNA encodes these proteins:
- a CDS encoding ABC transporter substrate-binding protein, with the protein MKNTIARLAGALLALTLTSGLAAAQSKVTIAVGGGACLCYLPTVLAKQLGEYDKAGLNVELVDLKGGSDALRAVLGGSADVVSGYFDHCVNLAAKKQELQAFVVYDRYPGLVLVVAPSHTGDIKSVKDLAGKKVGVSAPGSSTDFFLKYLLKKNGLDPAGTAVIGVGLGATAVAAMEQGQIDAAVMLDPSVTVLQGSHKDLRILSDTRTQKDTLETFGGEYPGGALYSTVAWINGHEKETQALTNAMLATIAWIHSHSPEEIMAKMPEEMVGKNKDLYLAALKNTIPMFSETGKMDPKGAEAVLAVFSVGSPEVANAKIDVSKTFTNKFVDQAKKTTGTAK; encoded by the coding sequence ATGAAGAACACGATTGCCAGGCTCGCCGGCGCGCTGCTCGCGCTGACGCTCACCAGCGGTCTTGCCGCAGCGCAAAGCAAGGTGACCATCGCGGTCGGCGGCGGGGCCTGCCTGTGCTACCTGCCCACGGTGCTGGCCAAGCAGCTCGGCGAATACGACAAGGCCGGCCTCAATGTCGAGCTCGTGGACCTCAAGGGCGGCTCGGACGCGCTCAGGGCCGTGCTCGGCGGCAGCGCCGACGTGGTCTCCGGCTATTTCGACCATTGTGTCAACCTCGCCGCCAAGAAGCAGGAGCTTCAGGCCTTCGTGGTCTATGACCGTTATCCCGGCCTCGTGCTGGTGGTCGCGCCCTCGCACACGGGAGATATCAAGTCGGTCAAGGACCTCGCCGGCAAGAAGGTCGGTGTCAGTGCGCCCGGCTCCTCCACCGACTTCTTCCTGAAATATCTCCTGAAGAAGAACGGGCTCGATCCCGCCGGCACCGCCGTGATCGGCGTCGGTCTCGGGGCCACGGCGGTGGCTGCGATGGAGCAAGGACAGATCGATGCCGCGGTGATGCTCGATCCCTCCGTCACCGTGCTCCAGGGCAGCCATAAGGATTTGCGCATCCTCAGCGACACCCGTACGCAGAAGGACACGCTCGAGACGTTCGGCGGCGAGTATCCGGGTGGTGCGCTGTACTCGACCGTTGCCTGGATCAATGGTCACGAGAAGGAAACTCAGGCGCTCACCAATGCGATGCTTGCCACGATTGCCTGGATCCATTCGCATTCGCCCGAGGAGATCATGGCGAAGATGCCCGAGGAGATGGTCGGCAAGAACAAGGACCTCTATCTCGCTGCGCTGAAGAACACGATCCCGATGTTCTCCGAGACCGGCAAGATGGATCCGAAGGGCGCCGAGGCCGTGTTGGCGGTGTTCAGTGTCGGTTCGCCCGAAGTGGCGAACGCCAAGATCGACGTCAGCAAGACTTTCACCAACAAGTTCGTCGACCAGGCCAAGAAAACCACTGGGACCGCCAAATAA